Proteins from one Nitrososphaerales archaeon genomic window:
- a CDS encoding DEAD/DEAH box helicase, producing MSRFEEMELDSSILRGVVKMGFDKPFPIQERAIGPLLKGRDVIGQAKTGSGKTAAFSLPMLQSIDANARHVQALVLAPTRELAVQITEEMKKLGAYTGIKMVTIYGGQSINVQREALRHGVHVVVGTPGRVIDHIRRGWLDLRSAKFVVLDEADTMLDMGFIEDVEFILGCTPEKKQMCLFSATMPYRITELAKKYMNEPEKILIDSDEPSVETLDQYFAVVGQQEKFGFLADLLQKEHPASAIIFCRTKYGAHRLAIELQKKGFDTVPLHGNLSQHQRDHHMNIFRNGHADILVATDVASRGIDIPQVACVVNFEIPMDPLLYFHRVGRTARAGRAGKAFSLVSQEEMGDFARILQMTKAPITPMRPEDKLHSFQALGARDGDWRRRRFKSGGSRRPNRHKWRRYR from the coding sequence TTGAGTAGATTCGAGGAAATGGAACTGGACTCCTCCATACTGAGGGGGGTCGTGAAGATGGGTTTCGACAAGCCCTTCCCGATACAAGAGAGGGCGATAGGACCTCTCCTGAAGGGTCGAGATGTAATAGGACAGGCCAAGACTGGCTCGGGCAAGACGGCCGCGTTCTCCCTCCCGATGTTGCAGTCGATCGACGCGAATGCCCGGCACGTACAGGCGCTCGTGCTTGCACCTACGCGCGAACTCGCAGTCCAGATAACCGAGGAGATGAAGAAGCTCGGGGCGTATACAGGCATCAAGATGGTGACGATATACGGAGGCCAGTCGATCAACGTCCAGCGCGAGGCGCTACGGCACGGAGTCCACGTTGTCGTTGGGACGCCTGGCAGGGTTATCGACCACATCAGGCGCGGATGGCTCGACCTTCGCTCCGCCAAGTTCGTCGTCCTCGATGAAGCGGACACAATGCTGGACATGGGGTTCATCGAAGACGTAGAGTTCATCCTCGGCTGCACTCCGGAAAAGAAGCAGATGTGTCTCTTCTCGGCGACGATGCCGTACAGGATCACAGAACTCGCCAAGAAGTACATGAACGAACCCGAGAAGATACTGATCGACTCGGACGAGCCTTCGGTCGAAACACTGGACCAGTACTTCGCCGTGGTGGGGCAGCAGGAGAAATTTGGGTTCCTGGCCGACCTGCTGCAGAAGGAGCACCCTGCGAGCGCAATCATCTTCTGTAGGACAAAGTACGGCGCGCACAGACTGGCGATAGAGCTCCAGAAGAAGGGTTTCGACACGGTCCCGCTCCACGGCAACCTCAGCCAGCACCAGAGGGACCATCACATGAACATCTTCAGGAACGGCCACGCGGACATTCTGGTAGCCACGGACGTGGCGAGCAGAGGCATCGACATCCCCCAGGTCGCCTGCGTTGTGAACTTCGAGATACCGATGGACCCGCTCCTGTACTTCCACAGGGTCGGCAGGACCGCGAGGGCCGGAAGGGCCGGGAAGGCGTTCTCGCTCGTGTCCCAGGAGGAGATGGGAGACTTCGCCAGGATCTTGCAGATGACGAAGGCCCCGATAACACCGATGCGGCCTGAGGACAAGCTGCACTCGTTCCAAGCCCTTGGTGCCAGAGACGGCGACTGGAGACGAAGGCGGTTCAAATCTGGTGGGTCGAGGCGACCGAACCGCCACAAATGGAGAAGGTACAGATGA
- a CDS encoding Zn-ribbon domain-containing OB-fold protein has translation MSSKISDYPGTEVEPAELAARKYLTTSYEAVLKYSWTSGVAISRFLRGLKEGELWGRKCNKCGRTMIPPRMYCEECFRPTDEWVKLEDTGTVNTFSISYVNVDASRREEPIFVSVVDIDGASPNMGILHLLGGVKQEDIRVGMRVRAVWKTEAERTGAITDILYFEPLK, from the coding sequence TTGAGTTCCAAGATCTCTGATTACCCAGGCACAGAGGTGGAACCAGCTGAGCTCGCGGCTCGCAAGTACCTCACGACCAGTTACGAGGCAGTCCTGAAGTATTCATGGACGTCGGGGGTGGCCATCAGTAGGTTTCTGCGGGGTCTGAAGGAGGGCGAGCTCTGGGGCAGGAAGTGCAACAAATGCGGAAGGACCATGATCCCGCCGAGGATGTACTGCGAGGAGTGTTTCAGGCCGACGGACGAATGGGTGAAGCTAGAAGACACGGGGACCGTGAACACATTCTCGATAAGCTACGTCAACGTCGATGCGAGCCGGAGGGAAGAGCCCATCTTCGTCTCTGTGGTCGACATCGACGGCGCCTCGCCGAATATGGGCATACTCCACCTGCTCGGTGGAGTGAAGCAGGAAGACATCAGGGTGGGGATGAGGGTGAGGGCCGTTTGGAAAACTGAAGCAGAGAGGACTGGGGCAATCACTGACATACTCTACTTCGAGCCCCTGAAGTGA
- a CDS encoding NUDIX domain-containing protein — protein MEERSAGAVVFNDKRGRRYLLLLNKERWDFPKGNMEAGENELDTVLREVREETGLRHIDIVPGFRRKIEYFYRRDGQNVHKQVVYLLARTKEEKITISSEHQSSGWFPYSGALAKVSYNNSKATLKEAELFLKGAAVPAG, from the coding sequence ATGGAGGAGAGGTCCGCTGGTGCGGTTGTCTTCAACGACAAGAGGGGGAGGCGCTACCTGCTCCTCCTGAACAAGGAGAGGTGGGACTTCCCAAAGGGAAACATGGAGGCGGGCGAGAACGAGCTCGACACTGTCCTTCGCGAGGTGAGGGAGGAGACGGGGCTCCGGCACATCGACATCGTCCCAGGCTTTAGGCGCAAGATCGAGTACTTCTACAGGAGGGACGGCCAGAACGTCCACAAGCAGGTCGTCTACCTCCTCGCGCGCACCAAGGAGGAGAAGATCACAATCTCAAGCGAGCACCAGAGCTCGGGGTGGTTCCCATACAGTGGGGCTCTCGCGAAGGTGAGCTACAACAACTCGAAGGCAACGCTGAAGGAGGCAGAACTCTTCCTCAAAGGCGCTGCCGTACCGGCCGGATGA
- the uppS gene encoding polyprenyl diphosphate synthase — MMESVLRLFGVYRVYEGRLKSQVEKEGAPGHIGIILDGNRRWAMEQGVSAGFGHEEGANVAERLLDWCHELKIKTVTLYVLSTENLDRKPEEVAGLFALIEERLRKLLKDERIYRYRVKVKAIGQLDMLPQSIRALLEEIEAKTAGFGDHYLNIAIAYGGRAEIKDMVRSVAQDVKSGILSPDEITDDTIERRLYTSYLPNQEPDLIIRTSGEERMSGFMLWQGAYSELVFVDVFWPSFRMIDLMRAIRTYQRRTRRYGR; from the coding sequence ATGATGGAGTCAGTGCTCCGCCTCTTCGGCGTCTACAGGGTGTACGAGGGGAGGCTGAAGTCGCAGGTCGAGAAGGAAGGCGCACCGGGCCACATCGGGATCATACTCGATGGGAACAGGCGGTGGGCGATGGAGCAGGGCGTCTCGGCCGGGTTCGGGCACGAGGAAGGGGCGAACGTGGCTGAGAGGCTGCTGGACTGGTGCCACGAGTTGAAGATAAAGACGGTCACGCTCTACGTCCTCTCCACAGAGAACCTGGACAGGAAGCCCGAGGAGGTCGCCGGTCTCTTCGCTCTGATCGAGGAGAGGCTCCGCAAGCTGCTCAAGGACGAGAGGATCTATAGATACAGGGTGAAGGTCAAGGCGATAGGGCAGCTCGACATGCTCCCGCAGTCGATAAGGGCCCTCCTCGAGGAGATCGAGGCGAAGACCGCAGGCTTCGGGGACCACTACCTGAACATAGCGATAGCGTACGGCGGCCGGGCGGAGATCAAGGACATGGTCAGGTCGGTCGCGCAGGACGTCAAGAGCGGCATCCTTTCGCCAGACGAGATAACGGACGATACGATAGAAAGGAGACTCTACACCTCATACTTGCCGAACCAAGAGCCTGACCTAATCATCAGGACCTCCGGAGAAGAGAGGATGAGCGGTTTCATGCTCTGGCAGGGGGCATACTCAGAGCTCGTCTTCGTGGATGTCTTCTGGCCCTCGTTCAGGATGATAGACCTGATGAGGGCGATACGCACCTACCAGAGGAGGACGAGGAGATACGGCCGCTAA
- a CDS encoding long-chain fatty acid--CoA ligase — translation MQLERPWLKSWPKQFNPDTEVDKKPLYSLLIDSASKYPSKVCLHYQGRGLTYSQVDDRASRFASALISLGLQRGDRVAIFLPNIPQFVIAYYGILKAGGIIVTCSPLYKERELEYQLKDSAAKIVIAARDVVKGNDLYKSLEGCRERLDLEHVISTSVTDYLPSAKRALAGLAGVRNVARAGTLDFAALSRRSGPIAKPADVNPERDVALLQYTGGTTGIAKGAMLTHYNMYSNAIYTGMALPITDSDVALAVLPLYHIYGMTATMNAPLSAGAEIVLLPQFHVEEVMKTIQRKRVTSFCAVPAMYIALINNPKVKDFNLRSVRACISGGAALPVAVRKRFIELTGGNLVEGYGLSEASPVTHCNPVHDGVVKDGSIGLPFPETDAIIVDLDDPDKALKVGEVGEVAVRGPQVMKGYWNRPDETVMVLRKGWLLTGDIGKMDEEGYFFIVDRKKDMVNVGGLKVYPREVEEVLFEHPAVKEAAVVGMPDSFSGEVVRAFVVLKDPAAKVSEKDIIDFCAPKLSRYKVPKKVEFVPDLPKTLIGKVLRRKLREPTS, via the coding sequence TTGCAGCTAGAGCGCCCTTGGTTGAAGTCCTGGCCCAAGCAGTTCAACCCCGACACCGAAGTTGACAAGAAGCCGCTCTATTCTCTACTGATCGATTCAGCGTCGAAGTACCCTTCTAAGGTCTGCCTCCACTATCAGGGGAGGGGACTAACCTACTCCCAGGTTGACGACAGGGCATCGAGGTTCGCTTCCGCCCTCATCTCCCTTGGCCTCCAGCGGGGCGACCGCGTGGCAATCTTCCTGCCCAACATTCCTCAGTTCGTCATCGCGTACTACGGCATCCTGAAGGCAGGCGGGATAATCGTGACATGCAGCCCTCTCTACAAGGAGAGGGAGCTCGAGTACCAGTTGAAGGACTCTGCAGCCAAGATTGTGATAGCAGCTAGGGACGTCGTCAAGGGGAACGACCTCTACAAGAGCCTCGAGGGTTGCAGGGAGAGACTGGATCTCGAGCACGTCATCAGCACCAGTGTGACGGACTACCTCCCGTCTGCGAAGAGAGCGCTGGCAGGCCTCGCTGGCGTCAGGAACGTCGCGAGGGCGGGCACGCTGGATTTCGCGGCGCTATCGAGGAGGAGCGGCCCGATCGCAAAGCCCGCCGACGTCAACCCTGAACGGGACGTCGCGCTGCTGCAGTACACGGGCGGGACGACGGGGATTGCGAAGGGGGCGATGCTCACCCACTACAACATGTACTCGAACGCAATATACACTGGAATGGCGCTGCCTATCACCGATTCGGACGTCGCACTCGCCGTGTTGCCTCTCTACCACATTTACGGGATGACAGCCACGATGAACGCGCCGTTGAGCGCCGGCGCAGAGATAGTCCTCCTCCCACAGTTCCATGTCGAAGAAGTCATGAAGACGATACAGAGGAAGAGGGTGACGAGCTTCTGCGCCGTGCCAGCAATGTACATAGCGCTAATCAACAACCCGAAGGTCAAGGACTTCAACCTCAGGTCGGTCAGGGCCTGCATATCTGGCGGCGCAGCTCTGCCTGTCGCGGTCAGGAAGAGATTCATCGAGCTGACCGGCGGGAACCTCGTCGAGGGATACGGCCTCTCGGAGGCGAGCCCGGTGACGCACTGCAACCCAGTCCACGACGGAGTGGTGAAGGACGGCTCCATAGGCCTCCCCTTCCCCGAGACAGACGCTATCATCGTCGACCTCGACGACCCTGACAAGGCCCTCAAGGTAGGTGAGGTCGGCGAAGTGGCTGTGAGGGGTCCGCAGGTGATGAAAGGCTACTGGAACAGACCCGACGAGACTGTCATGGTCCTCAGGAAAGGTTGGCTTCTCACCGGAGACATCGGGAAGATGGACGAAGAAGGCTACTTCTTCATCGTGGACAGGAAGAAGGACATGGTGAACGTCGGCGGCCTCAAGGTCTACCCCAGGGAGGTCGAGGAGGTCCTCTTCGAGCATCCGGCTGTCAAGGAGGCCGCCGTGGTGGGGATGCCCGACTCGTTCAGCGGAGAGGTTGTGCGGGCGTTCGTCGTGCTCAAGGACCCTGCAGCGAAGGTGAGCGAGAAGGACATCATCGACTTCTGTGCCCCGAAACTCTCGCGGTACAAGGTTCCGAAGAAGGTCGAGTTCGTCCCGGATTTGCCGAAGACCTTGATTGGGAAGGTTCTTCGCAGGAAGCTGAGAGAGCCTACCTCCTGA
- a CDS encoding inositol-3-phosphate synthase, translating into MSKIKVAIAGVGNCASAIVQGVSYYSKRGKGDGLTYWDVGGYTPADIEFVAAFDVSAKKVGKDLSQAIFEAPNNTQKIADVPKLGVVVRKGPVLDGLGKYLKDVIPVSKEKEEDVAKVLEDSGAEILVNYLPVGSTNASHLYAEAALKSGLAFVNAIPVFIASDPQWAGRFESANLPIAGDDVMSQFGATVLHKTMVKLAVDRGVKVDETYQLNIGGDTDFLNMLEESRLRDKRESKTSAVRAMSPYEVPTRIGPSDYVPFLNNDKICYIWLRGKYFGGTTVKVDVKLHVVDAYDSGGVMVDAIRGAKVALDRGVGGQLTSLSAFCFKHPPVQMPYSEAKTAFEEFTSGKRER; encoded by the coding sequence ATGTCCAAGATCAAGGTCGCTATCGCTGGCGTCGGCAACTGCGCCTCTGCGATAGTCCAGGGCGTCAGCTACTACTCCAAACGGGGGAAGGGCGACGGCCTGACCTACTGGGATGTGGGAGGCTACACGCCCGCGGACATAGAGTTCGTGGCCGCTTTCGACGTCTCTGCGAAGAAGGTCGGGAAGGACCTATCGCAGGCCATCTTTGAGGCTCCTAACAACACGCAGAAGATAGCCGACGTTCCGAAGCTCGGCGTAGTCGTGAGGAAGGGGCCCGTGCTCGATGGCCTCGGGAAGTACCTCAAGGACGTCATCCCAGTCTCGAAGGAGAAGGAGGAGGACGTCGCGAAGGTGCTCGAGGACTCGGGGGCAGAGATCCTCGTCAACTACCTTCCGGTGGGAAGCACCAACGCGTCCCACCTCTACGCAGAGGCCGCTCTGAAATCCGGCCTGGCCTTCGTCAACGCGATACCTGTCTTCATAGCCTCGGACCCGCAGTGGGCGGGGAGGTTCGAGAGCGCGAATCTGCCCATAGCGGGAGACGATGTGATGAGCCAGTTCGGGGCCACGGTCCTCCACAAGACGATGGTGAAGCTCGCCGTCGACAGAGGGGTGAAGGTCGACGAGACGTACCAGCTGAACATAGGCGGGGACACCGACTTCCTGAACATGCTCGAGGAGAGCAGGTTGAGGGACAAGAGGGAGAGCAAGACGAGCGCAGTCAGGGCAATGTCCCCCTACGAGGTCCCGACGAGGATAGGGCCCAGCGACTACGTGCCCTTCCTGAACAACGACAAGATTTGCTACATTTGGCTGAGGGGGAAGTATTTCGGCGGGACGACGGTGAAGGTGGACGTCAAGCTGCACGTCGTCGATGCCTACGACAGCGGGGGTGTGATGGTGGACGCGATAAGGGGGGCGAAGGTGGCTCTCGACAGGGGCGTCGGTGGCCAGCTGACCAGCCTCTCCGCGTTCTGCTTCAAGCATCCGCCCGTGCAGATGCCATACTCGGAGGCGAAGACGGCCTTCGAAGAATTCACTTCTGGAAAGAGGGAGAGGTAG
- a CDS encoding Zn-ribbon domain-containing OB-fold protein, giving the protein MDERITGVDQMRSWTDKIPLRYEYTAGVAGEKFLRGLQHGKILAATCEKCGKSYLPPKMYCVDCFSPISKFEDVGSEGRIGALTESWVDFDGRRTKEPSMFAFVTFKGVIGGLVHRVNGKGLKVGSKVLAQFAPEPKRTGSLTDIEWFVAV; this is encoded by the coding sequence ATGGATGAAAGAATAACCGGCGTCGACCAGATGAGGTCCTGGACAGACAAGATACCGCTCCGATACGAATACACCGCTGGCGTGGCAGGCGAGAAGTTCCTCCGGGGGTTACAGCATGGGAAGATACTGGCTGCGACCTGCGAGAAGTGCGGCAAGAGCTATCTTCCTCCCAAGATGTACTGCGTCGACTGCTTCTCTCCAATATCGAAGTTCGAGGATGTCGGGTCGGAGGGTAGGATTGGTGCCCTCACCGAAAGCTGGGTCGACTTCGACGGGAGACGGACGAAGGAGCCGAGCATGTTCGCGTTTGTGACTTTCAAAGGAGTCATCGGGGGACTGGTCCACAGAGTCAATGGCAAAGGCCTGAAGGTGGGGTCGAAGGTCCTCGCCCAGTTCGCGCCCGAGCCCAAGAGGACCGGCTCGCTGACAGACATCGAGTGGTTCGTGGCAGTCTAG
- a CDS encoding DUF373 family protein — MTVQTERYLVLCVDRDDDLGVKTKVSTPVFGRDAVVAAATKLALADPEEADANAIFAAVKKFDELRKEGMDCEVGVVCGDPESGFKADKQVRREVDELLKQVNFVGIVFVSDGGDDEHVIPILQNIRPIVSVERVTVKHSETVEETYLVLGRYLRMLIFDTRYSRWALGVPGMILLLAGILIISNRIFEAQLATLLIIGGAFFIRGFNLDRTVAGLLSRGPYGYIRVFSDVTGMLVILVGFTTGYDFMETQAKGIIASVLANPVLFFTYGTGLAGYFISGSLLLVWAGIAIGAVGTLLSNIARDSPRWRREAFVIVMLALLYFPVETFSAFLIGGQGQSTILLVSYILLGLAVIFGVTVFLYPRVRVRTPPERD, encoded by the coding sequence TTGACGGTCCAGACAGAGAGATATCTCGTTCTCTGTGTTGACAGGGACGACGACCTTGGCGTCAAGACGAAGGTCAGCACCCCTGTCTTCGGGAGGGATGCGGTTGTGGCTGCAGCGACGAAGCTCGCCCTTGCCGACCCCGAGGAAGCCGATGCGAACGCGATATTCGCGGCCGTGAAGAAGTTCGACGAGCTCAGGAAGGAGGGGATGGACTGCGAGGTCGGCGTGGTCTGCGGAGACCCGGAAAGCGGGTTCAAGGCGGACAAGCAGGTGAGGAGGGAGGTCGACGAACTCCTTAAGCAGGTCAACTTCGTCGGGATCGTCTTCGTCTCCGACGGAGGCGACGACGAGCACGTGATCCCGATACTTCAGAACATAAGGCCAATCGTCTCTGTCGAGAGGGTGACTGTCAAGCACAGCGAGACTGTGGAGGAGACGTACCTCGTGCTCGGTAGGTACCTCAGGATGCTGATCTTCGACACTCGCTATTCGAGGTGGGCGCTGGGCGTCCCAGGAATGATTCTGCTCCTCGCCGGGATACTCATCATCTCGAACAGGATTTTCGAGGCACAGCTCGCGACTCTCCTGATAATAGGCGGTGCCTTCTTCATCAGGGGATTCAACCTCGACAGGACTGTGGCCGGGCTACTAAGCAGAGGGCCATATGGCTACATCCGAGTCTTCTCTGACGTCACCGGGATGCTGGTGATTCTGGTTGGGTTCACGACAGGGTACGACTTCATGGAGACCCAGGCGAAGGGGATCATAGCGTCCGTGTTAGCGAACCCGGTCCTCTTCTTCACGTATGGGACAGGGCTCGCGGGCTACTTCATCAGCGGGTCTCTGCTCCTGGTTTGGGCCGGGATAGCAATAGGAGCCGTCGGCACACTCCTCTCCAACATAGCGAGGGACAGCCCCAGGTGGAGGAGGGAGGCGTTCGTCATCGTCATGCTCGCTCTTCTCTACTTCCCCGTGGAGACGTTCTCCGCATTCCTCATAGGCGGACAGGGCCAGTCGACAATACTGCTCGTCTCCTACATATTGCTGGGCCTTGCGGTGATCTTCGGCGTGACAGTCTTCCTGTACCCGCGCGTTAGGGTGAGGACGCCGCCGGAAAGGGACTAA
- a CDS encoding acetyl-CoA C-acetyltransferase — translation MPRPVILSACRTAIGKFGKSLVGVSAPRLGEVVIKEALKRARVAPRQVDEVIMGNVISAGLGQNPARQAAIFAGVPPAVGAFTVNKVCGSGLKAVMLAAQSIRAGDQQIVVAGGMENMSNAPYLVKNLRWGLKYGDARLQDAMIHDGLWDAYNDYHMGVTGELIAKKYRISRREADEFAYQSHARAAAAAKAGRFDAEIVTIEIEREGGEVVRFAADECIRADTTMEKLSKLKPVFKEGGILTAGNSSQLSDGASALVVASEEAADRLGAKPLATIEAYGTGGFEPARVMEAPIPTTKALLKKHRISIEDVDVFEHNEAYSTASIAVRRALGVDEDRFNVNGGAVALGHPIGCSGARVLTTMVYELKRRGKKTGLATLCLGGGNAVAMLVRR, via the coding sequence TTGCCCCGTCCAGTTATCCTTTCGGCCTGCAGGACTGCCATAGGCAAGTTCGGGAAGAGCCTGGTGGGTGTAAGCGCACCCAGACTCGGCGAGGTCGTGATCAAGGAGGCACTGAAGAGGGCACGCGTGGCGCCAAGGCAGGTGGACGAGGTGATAATGGGGAACGTCATCTCGGCCGGATTGGGCCAGAACCCGGCCCGCCAGGCAGCGATCTTCGCGGGAGTCCCGCCAGCAGTCGGAGCTTTCACAGTGAACAAGGTGTGCGGCTCGGGCCTCAAAGCTGTCATGCTCGCGGCGCAGTCGATAAGGGCGGGGGACCAACAGATTGTGGTCGCGGGAGGGATGGAGAACATGAGCAACGCACCCTACCTGGTGAAGAACCTCAGATGGGGGCTCAAGTACGGAGACGCGAGGCTCCAAGACGCGATGATACATGACGGGCTCTGGGACGCGTACAACGACTATCACATGGGGGTCACCGGCGAGCTGATAGCCAAGAAGTACAGGATTTCGAGGAGGGAGGCGGACGAGTTCGCTTACCAGAGCCACGCGCGGGCGGCCGCTGCAGCGAAGGCCGGAAGGTTCGACGCCGAGATCGTGACGATCGAAATCGAACGGGAGGGCGGAGAAGTAGTGAGATTCGCAGCGGACGAGTGCATCAGGGCAGACACGACGATGGAGAAGCTCTCGAAGCTGAAGCCCGTCTTCAAGGAAGGCGGCATACTGACTGCGGGCAACTCCTCGCAGCTCAGCGACGGGGCGTCCGCGCTGGTCGTTGCATCAGAGGAAGCGGCCGACAGGCTCGGAGCGAAGCCGCTCGCCACGATAGAGGCGTATGGCACCGGCGGCTTCGAACCAGCGAGAGTGATGGAGGCGCCGATTCCGACGACAAAAGCGCTCCTGAAGAAGCACAGGATATCGATTGAAGACGTAGACGTTTTCGAACACAACGAGGCGTACTCGACCGCTTCCATCGCAGTGAGGAGGGCTCTGGGCGTAGACGAGGACAGGTTCAACGTGAACGGGGGCGCGGTCGCCCTTGGCCATCCAATCGGCTGCAGCGGAGCGAGGGTGCTCACAACAATGGTCTACGAGCTGAAGAGGAGGGGGAAGAAGACAGGTCTTGCGACGCTCTGCCTCGGCGGAGGCAACGCAGTGGCGATGCTCGTCAGGAGGTAG
- a CDS encoding branched-chain amino acid transaminase translates to MKALSKIWMDGRFVDWDDAKIHVLTHGLHYGYAVFEGIRCFSTSKGPALFRLDEHLDRFMNSAKIYRMQVGFTKKELFDACVELVRQNGVKEVYLRPIAYSSYGEMGLSPLKSKISVAIASWEWGLYLGEDAAEKGVRATVSSWVRIDSRSLPPQAKCAANYANSALAKMEAVSAGFDEAIILNGIGMVAEGPGENIFRVKDGILSTPPASSGILRGITRDTVIQFAKELGVTFYRNDFTREELYTSDELFFTGTAAGLAMIREVDGRVIGNGKQPILPKLQKMYNDATHGTDRSHEKWLTYVKL, encoded by the coding sequence ATGAAAGCCCTAAGCAAGATTTGGATGGACGGCAGGTTCGTCGACTGGGACGACGCGAAGATTCACGTTCTGACCCACGGGCTGCACTACGGCTACGCAGTCTTCGAGGGGATAAGATGCTTCTCGACTTCCAAGGGGCCAGCCCTGTTCAGATTGGACGAGCACCTCGATCGTTTCATGAACAGCGCCAAGATCTACAGGATGCAGGTTGGTTTCACGAAGAAGGAACTTTTCGACGCCTGCGTTGAGCTCGTCAGGCAGAACGGAGTGAAAGAGGTCTACCTCCGCCCGATTGCCTACAGCTCCTACGGGGAGATGGGTCTCAGCCCGCTGAAGAGCAAGATTTCAGTTGCGATAGCCTCGTGGGAGTGGGGACTCTACCTCGGAGAGGACGCGGCTGAGAAGGGCGTGCGGGCGACGGTTTCCAGCTGGGTGAGGATAGATTCGCGTTCCCTTCCGCCCCAGGCGAAGTGTGCTGCGAACTACGCAAACTCAGCCCTCGCCAAGATGGAAGCAGTCTCAGCCGGATTCGACGAGGCCATAATCTTGAACGGCATAGGGATGGTCGCCGAAGGGCCCGGGGAGAACATCTTCAGGGTGAAGGACGGGATACTGAGCACCCCGCCAGCCAGTTCAGGAATCCTCAGAGGGATAACCAGGGACACCGTGATTCAGTTCGCAAAGGAGTTGGGCGTCACCTTCTACAGGAACGACTTCACGAGGGAAGAGTTGTACACGTCCGACGAGCTGTTCTTCACCGGCACTGCGGCAGGCCTGGCGATGATAAGGGAGGTTGACGGCCGAGTCATAGGCAACGGCAAGCAGCCAATCTTGCCCAAGCTCCAGAAGATGTACAACGACGCGACGCACGGCACGGACAGGAGCCACGAGAAGTGGCTGACCTACGTCAAGCTCTAG